From Anopheles darlingi chromosome 2, idAnoDarlMG_H_01, whole genome shotgun sequence, the proteins below share one genomic window:
- the LOC125950470 gene encoding transmembrane protein 132E isoform X1 — protein sequence MKKYQGIQLFLFIANLSISFCVEVHFETPDSGFFLKHSPRQNALTSASSSSSALSNKARFSGSGSVLSTDRFTVVQTSQPVSIRASYGPFSTKQTVPARYIVPDVLDSAITDSGSQNATAALIDLQQSNLHLDISAHVVKNVIARDSPVLRVLFHAGADPGGHVQRQKICVLLHASSTNRVPLKGRCMPEGEDGVCVAEVIIPANWWPPLPAPERDGHSNGNPPKSPQRIVQVSYSVFEPPARSPEHCEPKVQIQPLTPFARIPLVQSQLPYKELRADDTLTMMIPQQPLYPMSKIHVPVFLHPEPEQNIAVFIVRARVKAGMRILGATASSDEWNVSVEKENTKHTVARVTAFRKDQDPDSPAETNRAGSSAFENRVLEIFSWMLEVANDTKEHWDGGRIIWSVSYVHDGPKSKDLSSELAVASSTATHEEGRKKIVAKIEIQKDDIQAVLPIAKNWELMNTAVLTGRQVSQAMKVFIVSQAGKVADVTLQSSCTAEDESVIKVSSSCSSVYVDGSEVGGSSNASVLVKYGTYTGLARFTVWMPEFPLEVSVADFRLSQIKGWKIPEDQSTMNAKGKLRKKRAYGSGWDNHGSDYVNGVSSDRSVCRARYQQSPVEVYARFLAVDQDSGRVSYLISRRTGLRVTDLVQPLLRVADPKIATLRGRTLQGRAMGRTDVQVLSPITGRVIGAREVRVGSDKVTITRLQVKVVSGLQLSITNDATIENGYIAETSVTRKLTAQYQEGLLDIDLEFSDGSRTPLRDISVDDYFLLVESLDTEVVAFAPMLASHHPRVIAVGEGNGELLRVTLLLSEECRLRRNLPISKQGIKGSFGPLVSALAMVHVDFSGTEISTRPDTVQNDGIVGRDRSKSGRELSDLEDILIGIPLKDDNGHAMEAAVQPSRQHHHDSAIVTGDHSGKVGSFTSNKSMVHADAATLEIGMYIVLTAFCLAIAVFVVSCVVYASKYRPVTIDVNGEASVRDGMGNSILDAVKGSESYATNAHDWVWLGRATMDRCNVEAGSDTVGNFRDSRMHIFSNPMNPKYGDADESIIQINSFDNPNHIQLPSSTAIPSHNSRLGNVGCVKNEINSPINSSTYNKRNRCHDVIVEEVPPPPPHAKVTDASDYRPPVPPHRSMASGSRQAPVETHILVETPKQNLNRHSRNSVTGPGVGGCSATNPAFEIQLQKALCAQQHNGGHLQKHKNTGHSINVQQKYWQQPKQMAGRRATNRSSNIFEDLGISIVAKSNDPIDNSRVQRRLPTDLHMAERLVEQHNAQQIAFKFDTINPQKHHLTLEEQSRSQVDRAHSSNKDDTTTGPQHPTQQLIGGEFSNIPKNCPNGEPSNCTANPECCDINDTENVLVKPLHKHTKNQPIAMKGVSDTIEEISFATALSSQTERKINRKPAVVGNPMFSTTPDSEVGPGESLGLDDLDMDYEQIMHYFDNLKESNA from the exons ATGAAGAAGTATCAGGGGATccaacttttccttttcattg CTAATTTAAGCATATCATTCTGCGTGGAAGTCCACTTTGAAACACCGGACAGCGGATTTTTTCTCAAACATTCTCCGCGACAAAACGCTttaacatcagcatcatcctcatcatcagcattaaGCAACAAAGCACGATTCAGTGGCAGTGGATCCGTCCTGTCGACTGATCGTTTCACGGTGGTACAAACTAGCCAACCTGTATCTATTCGTGCCAGTTACGGTCCGTTTTCGACCAAACAAACTGTACCGGCACGATATATAGTACCTGACGTTCTGGATTCAGCCATTACCGACTCTGGCTCTCAgaatgcaacagcagcgctcATAGATCTACAGCAATCTAATCTTCATTTGGACATTTCTGCACACGTGGTTAAAAATGTAATTGCTCGTGATTCACCTGTGTTACGCGTCTTGTTTCACGCGGGTGCTGATCCAGGTGGTCATGTGCAGCGCCAAAAAATATGCGTTCTTCTTCACGCGTCATCGACTAATAGAGTGCCATTGAAGGGACGATGTATGCCAGAAGGCGAAGATGGAGTGTGTGTCGCAGAGGTAATCATTCCTGCAAACTGGTGGCCTCCACTTCCCGCGCCGGAAAGAGATGGGCATTCTAATGGAAATCCACCGAAAAGCCCTCAGCGTATCGTGCAAGTATCGTATAGCGTTTTTGAACCCCCGGCTCGCAGTCCAGAACATTGTGAACCAAAGGTACAGATTCAACCGCTCACGCCATTTGCCAGAATCCCGCTCGTTCAGTCGCAACTACCATATAAAGAACTGCGAGCCGACGATACATTGACTATGATGATTCCCCAACAACCTCTGTATCCAATGTCAAAAATTCatgttccggtttttttgcATCCTGAGCCAGAACAAAATATCGCAGTATTTATTGTGAG GGCTCGCGTTAAAGCAGGAATGCGAATACTTGGTGCCACGGCGTCCTCTGATGAATGGAATGTTTcggttgaaaaagaaaacacaaagcaTACTGTAGCACGTGTTACAGCTTTCCGTAAAGACCAAGATCCCGACAGTCCCGCAGAAACAAACCGAGCTGGTTCAAGCGCATTTGAAAATCG TGTTTTGGAAATCTTCTCGTGGATGCTCGAAGTGGCAAACGATACCAAGGAACACTGGGACGGTGGTAGAATTATATGGTCCGTGAGTTATGTGCATGATGGACCTAAGTCAAAAGATCTCTCTTCGGAATTAGCAGTAGCTTCAAGCACAGCGACGCATGAGGAAGGGCGGAAAAAGATAGTGGCAAAAATTGAGATACAAAAGGATGATATACAAGCTGTGCTGCCCATAGCCAAG AATTGGGAACTTATGAATACTGCAGTTTTAACTGGACGGCAGGTTTCTCAGGCGATGAAGGTATTTATTGTTTCTCAAGCCGGCAAGGTAGCAGATGTTACTTTACAGAGCTCCTGCACAGCAGAAGACGAGAGTGTGATTAAG GTATCTTCGTCCTGCAGTTCTGTCTACGTAGACGGGTCAGAGGTAGGCGGCTCATCGAATGCGTCTGTTTTGGTTAAATACGGCACATATACAGGTCTTGCGAGGTTTACTGTATGGATGCCCGAATTTCCACTTGAAGTTTCTGTTGCTGATTTCCGATTATCACAGATCAAAGGTTGGAAAATTCCCGAGGATCAGAGCAC AATGAATGCAAAAGGCAAACTACGCAAGAAGCGTGCCTATGGTAGCGGCTGGGATAACCATGGAAGTGACTATGTCAACGGTGTGTCCTCAGATCGTAGTGTTTGTCGTGCTAGATACCAACAGAGCCCCGTGGAGGTCTACGCACGATTCCTAGCAGTTGATCAAGATTCTGGGCGAGTtagttatttaatttcaagACGAACTGGTCTTCGAGTTACAGATCTTGTTCAACCGTTGCTTCGTGTCGCTGATCCAAAGATTGCAACACTTCGGGGTCGCACCTTGCAAGGACGAGCGATGGGTCGCACCGATGTTCAA GTTCTTTCTCCAATAACTGGGCGAGTTATAGGAGCCCGAGAAGTTAGAGTTGGCAGTGATAAAGTCACTATCACAAGACTACAAGTAAAAGTAGTCTCTGGATTGCAGCTATCGATTACTAATGATGCTACTATTGAAAATGGTTACATTGCGGAAACATCCGTGACCCGAAAATTAACAGCCCAGTATCAAGAGGGACTGCTAGATATTGATCTAGAATTTTCAGACGGATCACGAACTCCGCTAAG GGACATTTCCGTGGATGATTACTTTTTGCTAGTAGAAAGTTTGGACACCGAAGTCGTTGCTTTTGCTCCAATGCTTGCTTCACATCATCCACGCGTGATTGCGGTTGGTGAGGGTAATGGAGAGTTGCTTCGTGTAACTTTACTGCTCTCAGAAGAATGCCGTTTGCGACGAAATTTACCTATATCCAAACAG GGTATAAAGGGATCATTTGGCCCTCTTGTAAGTGCTCTCGCAATGGTGCATGTTGACTTCAGTGGAACGGAGATTAGCACTCGCCCAGACACAGTTCAGAATGACGGTATTGTTGGAAGAGATCGTAGTAAATCTGGACGTGAACTTAGCGACTTGGAAGATATTTTAATAGGAATACCGTTGAAGGATGATAATGGGCATGCAATGGAAGCTGCAGTTCAACCTTCCAGGCAGCACCATCACGATAGCGCTATTGTCACTGGCGATCATTCTGGGAAAGTAGGAAGTTTTACTTCAAACAAGAGTATGGTTCATGCTGATGCGGCCACTCTTGAAATTGGAATGTATATTGTGCTAACAGCGTTTTGCCTAGCGAttgctgtgtttgtggtgtcCTGCGTAGTATATGCTTCGAAATATCGACCGGTAACAATCGACGTAAACGGTGAAGCTAGCGTACGTGACGGCATGGGTAACAGTATTTTAGATGCTGTTAAGGGATCCGAATCATATGCCACAAATGCTCACGATTGGGTTTGGCTAGGCCGTGCTACGATGGATCGATGTAATGTAGAAGCAGGATCAGATACCGTTGGTAATTTTAGAG ATTCGCGAATGCATATTTTTAGCAATCCCATGAATCCTAAGTACGGAGATGCGGACGAAAGCATAATACAAATCAATAGCTTTGATAACCCAAATCATATACAACTGCCATCATCTACTGCTATACCATCACATAACAGTCGTTTGGGAAATGTTGGGTgtgttaaaaatgaaatcaactcACCGATTAATTCTTCCACTTACAACAAACGGAATCGTTGCCATGATGTTATAGT TGAAGAAgtacctccaccacctcctcatGCTAAGGTAACAGATGCATCAGATTATCGCCCGCCAGTCCCTCCGCACAGGAGCATGGCTAGTGGATCTAGA CAAGCCCCGGTCGAAACTCACATTTTGGTAGAAACTCCTAAGCAGAACCTGAATCGACACTCTCGGAATAGTGTTACGGGACCAGGAGTAGGAGGTTGCTCAGCTACAAATCCAGCATTCGAGATACAACTCCAAAAAGCCCTATGTGCACAGCAACATAATGGCGGTCATTTgcagaaacacaaaaatacaGGACACTCCATTAACGTACAACAAAAATATTGGCAACAGCCAAAGCAAATGGCGGGCAGGCGGGCTACAAATCGATCATCAAACATTTTTGAGGATTTGGGGATTTCGATTGTCGCTAAATCCAACGATCCGATTGACAATTCAAGAGTACAAAGAAGACTCCCGACAGATTTGCACATGGCAGAACGCCTAGTAGAGCAGCATAACGCCCAACAGATTGCATTTAAATTTGATACAATCAATCCCCAAAAGCATCATTTAACGTTAGAGGAGCAAAGCCGATCACAAGTCGATCGCGCGCACTCATCGAATAAAGATGATACTACTACCGGGCCCCAacacccaacccaacagcTAATAGGAGGTGAATTCAGTAACATTCCAAAAAACTGTCCAAATGGAGAGCCCAGCAACTGCACTGCTAATCCAGAATGCTGCGATATAAACGACACTGAAAATGTGCTTGTAAAACCGTTACACAAACATACCAAGAATCAACCCATTGCAATGAAAGGTGTGTCGGACACTATTGAGGAAATAAGCTTTGCAACAGCTCTAAGTTCTCAGACTGAGCGTAAGATAAATAGAAAACCAGCAGTGGTCGGAAATCCAATGTTTTCAACCACACCGGATAGTGAAGTTGGCCCAGGGGAAAGCCTAGGATTGGATGACCTCGATATGGACTATGAACAAATCATGCATTACTTCGATAATTTAAAG GAGTCGAATGCCTGA
- the LOC125950470 gene encoding transmembrane protein 132E isoform X2 has translation MKKYQGIQLFLFIANLSISFCVEVHFETPDSGFFLKHSPRQNALTSASSSSSALSNKARFSGSGSVLSTDRFTVVQTSQPVSIRASYGPFSTKQTVPARYIVPDVLDSAITDSGSQNATAALIDLQQSNLHLDISAHVVKNVIARDSPVLRVLFHAGADPGGHVQRQKICVLLHASSTNRVPLKGRCMPEGEDGVCVAEVIIPANWWPPLPAPERDGHSNGNPPKSPQRIVQVSYSVFEPPARSPEHCEPKVQIQPLTPFARIPLVQSQLPYKELRADDTLTMMIPQQPLYPMSKIHVPVFLHPEPEQNIAVFIVRARVKAGMRILGATASSDEWNVSVEKENTKHTVARVTAFRKDQDPDSPAETNRAGSSAFENRVLEIFSWMLEVANDTKEHWDGGRIIWSVSYVHDGPKSKDLSSELAVASSTATHEEGRKKIVAKIEIQKDDIQAVLPIAKNWELMNTAVLTGRQVSQAMKVFIVSQAGKVADVTLQSSCTAEDESVIKVSSSCSSVYVDGSEVGGSSNASVLVKYGTYTGLARFTVWMPEFPLEVSVADFRLSQIKGWKIPEDQSTMNAKGKLRKKRAYGSGWDNHGSDYVNGVSSDRSVCRARYQQSPVEVYARFLAVDQDSGRVSYLISRRTGLRVTDLVQPLLRVADPKIATLRGRTLQGRAMGRTDVQVLSPITGRVIGAREVRVGSDKVTITRLQVKVVSGLQLSITNDATIENGYIAETSVTRKLTAQYQEGLLDIDLEFSDGSRTPLRDISVDDYFLLVESLDTEVVAFAPMLASHHPRVIAVGEGNGELLRVTLLLSEECRLRRNLPISKQGIKGSFGPLVSALAMVHVDFSGTEISTRPDTVQNDGIVGRDRSKSGRELSDLEDILIGIPLKDDNGHAMEAAVQPSRQHHHDSAIVTGDHSGKVGSFTSNKSMVHADAATLEIGMYIVLTAFCLAIAVFVVSCVVYASKYRPVTIDVNGEASVRDGMGNSILDAVKGSESYATNAHDWVWLGRATMDRCNVEAGSDTVGNFRDSRMHIFSNPMNPKYGDADESIIQINSFDNPNHIQLPSSTAIPSHNSRLGNVGCVKNEINSPINSSTYNKRNRCHDVIVEEVPPPPPHAKVTDASDYRPPVPPHRSMASGSRQAPVETHILVETPKQNLNRHSRNSVTGPGVGGCSATNPAFEIQLQKALCAQQHNGGHLQKHKNTGHSINVQQKYWQQPKQMAGRRATNRSSNIFEDLGISIVAKSNDPIDNSRVQRRLPTDLHMAERLVEQHNAQQIAFKFDTINPQKHHLTLEEQSRSQVDRAHSSNKDDTTTGPQHPTQQLIGGEFSNIPKNCPNGEPSNCTANPECCDINDTENVLVKPLHKHTKNQPIAMKGVSDTIEEISFATALSSQTERKINRKPAVVGNPMFSTTPDSEVGPGESLGLDDLDMDYEQIMHYFDNLKR, from the exons ATGAAGAAGTATCAGGGGATccaacttttccttttcattg CTAATTTAAGCATATCATTCTGCGTGGAAGTCCACTTTGAAACACCGGACAGCGGATTTTTTCTCAAACATTCTCCGCGACAAAACGCTttaacatcagcatcatcctcatcatcagcattaaGCAACAAAGCACGATTCAGTGGCAGTGGATCCGTCCTGTCGACTGATCGTTTCACGGTGGTACAAACTAGCCAACCTGTATCTATTCGTGCCAGTTACGGTCCGTTTTCGACCAAACAAACTGTACCGGCACGATATATAGTACCTGACGTTCTGGATTCAGCCATTACCGACTCTGGCTCTCAgaatgcaacagcagcgctcATAGATCTACAGCAATCTAATCTTCATTTGGACATTTCTGCACACGTGGTTAAAAATGTAATTGCTCGTGATTCACCTGTGTTACGCGTCTTGTTTCACGCGGGTGCTGATCCAGGTGGTCATGTGCAGCGCCAAAAAATATGCGTTCTTCTTCACGCGTCATCGACTAATAGAGTGCCATTGAAGGGACGATGTATGCCAGAAGGCGAAGATGGAGTGTGTGTCGCAGAGGTAATCATTCCTGCAAACTGGTGGCCTCCACTTCCCGCGCCGGAAAGAGATGGGCATTCTAATGGAAATCCACCGAAAAGCCCTCAGCGTATCGTGCAAGTATCGTATAGCGTTTTTGAACCCCCGGCTCGCAGTCCAGAACATTGTGAACCAAAGGTACAGATTCAACCGCTCACGCCATTTGCCAGAATCCCGCTCGTTCAGTCGCAACTACCATATAAAGAACTGCGAGCCGACGATACATTGACTATGATGATTCCCCAACAACCTCTGTATCCAATGTCAAAAATTCatgttccggtttttttgcATCCTGAGCCAGAACAAAATATCGCAGTATTTATTGTGAG GGCTCGCGTTAAAGCAGGAATGCGAATACTTGGTGCCACGGCGTCCTCTGATGAATGGAATGTTTcggttgaaaaagaaaacacaaagcaTACTGTAGCACGTGTTACAGCTTTCCGTAAAGACCAAGATCCCGACAGTCCCGCAGAAACAAACCGAGCTGGTTCAAGCGCATTTGAAAATCG TGTTTTGGAAATCTTCTCGTGGATGCTCGAAGTGGCAAACGATACCAAGGAACACTGGGACGGTGGTAGAATTATATGGTCCGTGAGTTATGTGCATGATGGACCTAAGTCAAAAGATCTCTCTTCGGAATTAGCAGTAGCTTCAAGCACAGCGACGCATGAGGAAGGGCGGAAAAAGATAGTGGCAAAAATTGAGATACAAAAGGATGATATACAAGCTGTGCTGCCCATAGCCAAG AATTGGGAACTTATGAATACTGCAGTTTTAACTGGACGGCAGGTTTCTCAGGCGATGAAGGTATTTATTGTTTCTCAAGCCGGCAAGGTAGCAGATGTTACTTTACAGAGCTCCTGCACAGCAGAAGACGAGAGTGTGATTAAG GTATCTTCGTCCTGCAGTTCTGTCTACGTAGACGGGTCAGAGGTAGGCGGCTCATCGAATGCGTCTGTTTTGGTTAAATACGGCACATATACAGGTCTTGCGAGGTTTACTGTATGGATGCCCGAATTTCCACTTGAAGTTTCTGTTGCTGATTTCCGATTATCACAGATCAAAGGTTGGAAAATTCCCGAGGATCAGAGCAC AATGAATGCAAAAGGCAAACTACGCAAGAAGCGTGCCTATGGTAGCGGCTGGGATAACCATGGAAGTGACTATGTCAACGGTGTGTCCTCAGATCGTAGTGTTTGTCGTGCTAGATACCAACAGAGCCCCGTGGAGGTCTACGCACGATTCCTAGCAGTTGATCAAGATTCTGGGCGAGTtagttatttaatttcaagACGAACTGGTCTTCGAGTTACAGATCTTGTTCAACCGTTGCTTCGTGTCGCTGATCCAAAGATTGCAACACTTCGGGGTCGCACCTTGCAAGGACGAGCGATGGGTCGCACCGATGTTCAA GTTCTTTCTCCAATAACTGGGCGAGTTATAGGAGCCCGAGAAGTTAGAGTTGGCAGTGATAAAGTCACTATCACAAGACTACAAGTAAAAGTAGTCTCTGGATTGCAGCTATCGATTACTAATGATGCTACTATTGAAAATGGTTACATTGCGGAAACATCCGTGACCCGAAAATTAACAGCCCAGTATCAAGAGGGACTGCTAGATATTGATCTAGAATTTTCAGACGGATCACGAACTCCGCTAAG GGACATTTCCGTGGATGATTACTTTTTGCTAGTAGAAAGTTTGGACACCGAAGTCGTTGCTTTTGCTCCAATGCTTGCTTCACATCATCCACGCGTGATTGCGGTTGGTGAGGGTAATGGAGAGTTGCTTCGTGTAACTTTACTGCTCTCAGAAGAATGCCGTTTGCGACGAAATTTACCTATATCCAAACAG GGTATAAAGGGATCATTTGGCCCTCTTGTAAGTGCTCTCGCAATGGTGCATGTTGACTTCAGTGGAACGGAGATTAGCACTCGCCCAGACACAGTTCAGAATGACGGTATTGTTGGAAGAGATCGTAGTAAATCTGGACGTGAACTTAGCGACTTGGAAGATATTTTAATAGGAATACCGTTGAAGGATGATAATGGGCATGCAATGGAAGCTGCAGTTCAACCTTCCAGGCAGCACCATCACGATAGCGCTATTGTCACTGGCGATCATTCTGGGAAAGTAGGAAGTTTTACTTCAAACAAGAGTATGGTTCATGCTGATGCGGCCACTCTTGAAATTGGAATGTATATTGTGCTAACAGCGTTTTGCCTAGCGAttgctgtgtttgtggtgtcCTGCGTAGTATATGCTTCGAAATATCGACCGGTAACAATCGACGTAAACGGTGAAGCTAGCGTACGTGACGGCATGGGTAACAGTATTTTAGATGCTGTTAAGGGATCCGAATCATATGCCACAAATGCTCACGATTGGGTTTGGCTAGGCCGTGCTACGATGGATCGATGTAATGTAGAAGCAGGATCAGATACCGTTGGTAATTTTAGAG ATTCGCGAATGCATATTTTTAGCAATCCCATGAATCCTAAGTACGGAGATGCGGACGAAAGCATAATACAAATCAATAGCTTTGATAACCCAAATCATATACAACTGCCATCATCTACTGCTATACCATCACATAACAGTCGTTTGGGAAATGTTGGGTgtgttaaaaatgaaatcaactcACCGATTAATTCTTCCACTTACAACAAACGGAATCGTTGCCATGATGTTATAGT TGAAGAAgtacctccaccacctcctcatGCTAAGGTAACAGATGCATCAGATTATCGCCCGCCAGTCCCTCCGCACAGGAGCATGGCTAGTGGATCTAGA CAAGCCCCGGTCGAAACTCACATTTTGGTAGAAACTCCTAAGCAGAACCTGAATCGACACTCTCGGAATAGTGTTACGGGACCAGGAGTAGGAGGTTGCTCAGCTACAAATCCAGCATTCGAGATACAACTCCAAAAAGCCCTATGTGCACAGCAACATAATGGCGGTCATTTgcagaaacacaaaaatacaGGACACTCCATTAACGTACAACAAAAATATTGGCAACAGCCAAAGCAAATGGCGGGCAGGCGGGCTACAAATCGATCATCAAACATTTTTGAGGATTTGGGGATTTCGATTGTCGCTAAATCCAACGATCCGATTGACAATTCAAGAGTACAAAGAAGACTCCCGACAGATTTGCACATGGCAGAACGCCTAGTAGAGCAGCATAACGCCCAACAGATTGCATTTAAATTTGATACAATCAATCCCCAAAAGCATCATTTAACGTTAGAGGAGCAAAGCCGATCACAAGTCGATCGCGCGCACTCATCGAATAAAGATGATACTACTACCGGGCCCCAacacccaacccaacagcTAATAGGAGGTGAATTCAGTAACATTCCAAAAAACTGTCCAAATGGAGAGCCCAGCAACTGCACTGCTAATCCAGAATGCTGCGATATAAACGACACTGAAAATGTGCTTGTAAAACCGTTACACAAACATACCAAGAATCAACCCATTGCAATGAAAGGTGTGTCGGACACTATTGAGGAAATAAGCTTTGCAACAGCTCTAAGTTCTCAGACTGAGCGTAAGATAAATAGAAAACCAGCAGTGGTCGGAAATCCAATGTTTTCAACCACACCGGATAGTGAAGTTGGCCCAGGGGAAAGCCTAGGATTGGATGACCTCGATATGGACTATGAACAAATCATGCATTACTTCGATAATTTAAAG CGTTGA
- the LOC125952747 gene encoding cytochrome P450 18a1 → MFIDSYLVGLVSKEFHDPLNVRQTLFVFLCALSCVLFLQYLIRLVSQINKLPPGPWGVPIFGYLTFIGHEKHTQYMKLAKKYGSLFSAKLGAQLTVVISDYKIIREAFKTEEFTGRPHSPLLKTIGGFGIINSEGPLWKDQRRFLHEKLRNFGMTVLGNKKHLMESRIMTEVTELLLTLSAVSNESTDLSRYLSVSVSNVICNIIMSVRFSIDDPKFKRFNWLIEEGMRLFGEIHTIDYIPQIQYLPGNINAKNKIAKNREEMFDFYREIIEEHKRTFQTGSIRDIVDAYLAEIETARLEGRDAELFEGKDHEIQMMQVIADLFSAGMETIKTTLLWLNVFMLRHPDAMKRVQDELDQVVGRNRLPKIEDVPYLPITETTILEVMRISSIVPLATTHSPKSDVVINGYTIPAGSYVVPLINSVHMDPNLWDKPDEFNPSRFLDAEGNVHKPDFFIPFGVGRRRCLGDVLARMELFLFFASIMHSYTIVLPENEPLPSLKGIIGVTISPQAFRVKLIPRPLQTPLEKNRCTSNIYY, encoded by the exons atgtTCATCGACTCATATTTGGTGGGCTTGGTGAGTAAAGAGTTCCACGATCCCTTAAATGTGCGGCAGACACTATTCGTATTTTTGTGTGCGCTTTCGTGTGTGCTATTTCTGCAGTATTTAATACGATTGGTGTCTCAAATTAATAAACTACCACCTGGACCATGGGGTGTGCCAATATTTGGTTATCTAACATTTATCGGACACGAAAAGCACACGCAGTATATGAAGTTGGCGAAGAAGTATGGATCATTGTTCAGTGCCAAACTCGGGGCACAGTTGACCGTGGTGATCAGTGATTACAAAATCATTCGTGAAGCTTTCAAAACGGAGGAGTTCACCGGCCGGCCACATTCTCCGTTGCTGAAAACAATAGGAGGTTTTG GAATTATCAACAGCGAGGGACCGTTATGGAAGGATCAACGCAGATTCTTACACGAGAAGCTTCGTAATTTTGGTATGACTGTCCTTGGTAATAAGAAACATCTGATGGAGAGCAGGATTATG ACTGAAGTAACCGAGTTGTTACTCACTTTAAGTGCTGTCAGCAATGAATCTACTGATCTCAGTCGCTACTTGTCAGTGTCGGTTAGTAACGTGATCTGCAATATTATTATGTCGGTGCGGTTCTCGATCGACGACCCCAAATTTAAACGTTTCAATTGGCTCATAGAAGAGGGGATGCGCCTCTTTGGTGAGATACACACAATCGACTATATTCCACAAATTCAGTATTTGCCGGGAAACATcaatgcaaaaaataaaatagctAAAAATCGAGAggaaatgtttgatttttatcGCGAAATCATAGAGGAACATAAGCGTACATTTCAAACCGGCAGTATCCGTGATATCGTCGATGCATACCTTGCAGAAATAGAGACGGCTCGTTTGGAGGGCCGAGATGCGGAGTTGTTCGAGGGCAAAGATCATG AGATTCAAATGATGCAGGTAATAGCGGATCTTTTTTCCGCCGGAATGGAAACAATTAAGACCACACTACTGTGGCTGAATGTGTTCATGCTTCGACACCCGGATGCCATGAAGCGAGTGCAAGACGAACTGGATCAAGTGGTTGGACGCAACAGACTACCAAAGATCGAGGATGTTCCCTATTTGCCAATTACAGAGACCACAATTCTAGAAGTTATGAGAATTTCGTCGATTGTGCCACTTGCGACCACTCATTCTCCCAAAAG TGATGTAGTAATTAATGGATATACAATACCGGCGGGATCGTATGTAGTACCATTAATAAACAGTGTGCACATGGATCCTAATCTGTGGGACAAGCCAGATGAATTCAATCCAAGCCGATTCCTGGACGCCGAAGGAAATGTTCATAAGCCGGACTTCTTCATACCATTCGGTGTTGGCCGACGGCGTTGTCTCGGCGATGTGTTAGCGCGAATGGAattgttcttgttctttgcTTCTATCATGCATTCATATACAATCGTTCTACCTGAAAATGAGCCGCTCCCTAGTCTGAAGGGCATCATTGGTGTTACTATTAGTCCCCAGGCATTTCGTGTCAAATTAATACCGCGGCCCCTGCAAACACCGCTCGAAAAAAATCGATGCACAAGTAATATATACTATTGA